From uncultured Fibrobacter sp.:
CGGCCATGGCGGGTTCTGACCCGCCATCACCGGCACAAATTTCGCTATTTAGCGCTTTTTCCCGACGTACACGCCCTTTGCCTTGGGCTTTGCGTTCAAGCTGCGGCCCTTGAGGTCGTATGTGCGGGTAACGGGCGTGAACTCACCAGTGCGCGTATTGATGCGGCCAATGACGGTCGTCTTCTTTTCGCTACCCGATTCGCCCGAACCGATACTGGCACGGCTCTTGCCTTCGACAACCACGACCTCGATTTCTTCGGGGAGTTCGTTGCTACGATCACGCCATACGGACACATGGCCTGCTGGGGCGGGCCTCGGCTCTCCATTGGGAGTGCTGTACTTCAGGTAGGCGCGCAACGGGCGGATAAAGGCGCCGGAACCCGCCTTGACAAACTGCCCGATTTCGGCACCGTTTGAGGCTGTCGCGGCAAAACCATAGACACTGCCTAGGTCGGTATCGCCCTCTTCCCATTTCTTGTACGCATAGGTTCCGATGAACTGCCAGTCACCCACCTTGGCCACTGCCGGCTCGGTCTTCTTGATGGTATAAAGCGAACGATTAAAGAAAAGCGTTGTATCGGTCATTTTCAACATGTAGGGCGTATTCGCCTTGATGAGGTTCCCCATGTAAGAACTGCAATCCCTATCGGGCTCACCGTCACGGCACCAAACCCGGTTCATCTCAACCTGCAATTTTCCATTTTCTTCAATCATCTGCGAGAATTCAAGGATATCGTCTAAGCCGCCGACGCTCGCGGGATGGAATCCAAACGGGAAAACAATCGTGGAATACTTGCCCGAATCATTCGCCGTTACCGCAAAATTACGGATAAATTCAATATCGGCAACGTCAATGTCTTCTTCGATATTCACAGTATCCTTGCCATCGTACAAGCCATCGATACGGGCAAGCCTGTTTCCATTAAAGGATTGGTAAATTGCGATAGCAGAGGAACCCGATTTTTTCAAGACATCCACCTGCAAATCCGGATATTCGCCATTTCCTTCACCATTCGATTTCAGCTGGAATGCTAGGCTCCGGCCTGTACTGTATACATTTTCAATGTAACTATTGCTATTAGACATTTTTGCGAGTACTTTTGCATCCGTATTCGCGCCGTCGTAAATGAACAAGGAGTCCTCTCCGTCAGCAAAATATGTGTTGCCTCTTACACGGAGCGAATAACCTTCGGGAGCTGTCAACACGAGGACGCCATCGCTATTGTTGCAATAATCCCAGTTCCCGCAATCTGTACGGACTGTCAATTCTCTGATACCTTCCTCTGGAATATCAATCCAGGACGTATCGGTTGCCGGAATCCACGTCGTGAAGTAACCATATATCAAAGGACTGAAATAGGCATCAATTTCAACATTGCCTTCCGGCATTACAAACTTGGCTTCGTTTCCAGAATACCATGTTCCACCTATCGGAGTAATAGTGGAGTATTTGCCATACACATCCCTCCACCATATAGCGAAATTATCGAGCAAATAGCCGTTATTAGGAGTCGCCACAAGCGTAACAGTATCGCCTACCATAGCCGAAAGCGTGTCAGCAACCATGCTACCGAAGCTCGCATCATTTAAGGTTATAGAATATATCCCGCTCGCATTTACAAGACGTATGTTAGCGTATATACCACGACCATTCCCTTCTCCATCCGATTTGAATTTGAATGTAAGAGTACGGCCCGTACTCCGCAATTCGTCTATTTCACCACCAATCGATACCTTTACGAGTTCTCGCTCGGCATCTATTCCATCTCCATCGTAAATAATCAAGGAGTCGCCTTCATCAGAAAGATCAACTTCCCCGTCAGTAATCATCAATTTATAACCTTCGGGAGCCGTCAAGACGAGTACGCCATCGTTATTATTGTAATAGAAATAATCTTCGCGACTGTAATCATTATAGACCTGAACCGATGCCATTCCTTCCGGAATATCCACCCTAAGTGTATCCGCTCTGGGAATAACCGCATCACCATATTCTGCTTCGAAGATATATACTTTGAGAGAAAGATCTTTTTCCGGCATTACAAACTTAAACTGGTTCTCATACCATGCTGAAAAATTGCAGTTTTCAAATTCATACAATGTCGTTTTCAAATCATATGCTTCAACACAAACATTGTATGATTTTATGTCCGTCGTTATATTCAATGTGACCGTATCACCCGGCGCTGCGCTTTCTGGATAACCGTCAATTGTTCCACCCTGAACTTTGGCAAACTCAATCCTATATTTTTTATTGGGATCAATAATCGTTACAAGCAAATTCATTCTCATATAGGAATCACTAGATTCATAATGGAGTGTCAATGTATCTCCAGAACTATTCAAATAGATATCGTTACCTTGGTCCAGCTCCCAAATTTTTGTCGCACCTGTTCCGGAACCATCAAAAACCGCCATTCCAGCACCGTCGCCATAGGTTTTCACATCTCCAGTCAACTGGAACTTGCGCCCTTCGGGTGCCACCAGCACAAGCGTGCCTTTGCATGCATCATAAACACATTCACCATTAACATTAAACGACTCTACATCCGCAGGAATAGTGGCAAATACAGAATCCCGTTGCGGCATCTCGATAAAGAGCCCTTCGTTAGCCGTCGTCACCTTTTCGACAAATTCAACATTGACCCTGACATCTGCATAAGGCATTGTGAAGGAATAGTCGTTACTTGTATACCATGTACCACCAGTTATAGGGAGAGACCACGATTCATCGTTCAAATCCAAATAAGCCTCCGCATAAATACTGCCTATCATGTAACCTTCGTTAGGTGTCGCCGTCAAATTAATCGTATTCCCCGTCGATGCCGATGAAAGGTCACCTCCAGCATAACCATTCCCGCTATAATGCACATCGACATTGTGCGTAACACTTGCATCGACAAGCCTTACAGGTATAGACATGTCATATTCACCTGTCCCGACATAAACAAGAGTCAGGTCCCGCCCAGTCGTTATTCCCGACATCAATTCAGCACCCGAACCAACAGGGTCCGCGAATTCACCATCGTAAGCGTTAAATCCAGAAGTATATTCATGATTCATATTCTCAACTAGGAACCAATAACCTTCCGGAGCCTTCAATATGAGAGGCTTAGCCGCTTCCCACACGCCAACTCCCTGTCCATTCACGTAAAATTCTTCGAATCTAGCCGGGATTGTTGCCCTAATGGTTTCGTACCGGGACACAGCAATGTTTGGCGTTTCTGATTCGCTTGCAAAGTAAGGCTCAATATTAACATCTTCGCCTGGCATCAAGAACGTCACCTCGTTCCCTTCGGAATACCATGTTCCACCTGTCTTAGAAATCTCCCATCCAGTATTTTCGCCCCAAATTCTCACGTGATGGAGATAATACCCAGGATCAGGCGTCACCGAGAAAGAAACAGGCGTGTTCACCTTGGCAGAAACCGTATTGGGAACGATATTGCCATTACTGTAATCCCAGAAAGAGACTGCATAATCTTTGTTCGGGTCGACAACAAGGAATATCAAAGCTAAACCATTGCGCTTTTGAATAGATTCACCCATTTCTTTATAATGGATTGTCAAATCATTGCTAGAAGCAACCCTGCTGCTAATATAAATCCCGTTAGGTGCCTTCAAGAGTGTATCGCTACTATTGTAGATATACAAGGAATCAGCGGAGCCTCGGCCCGAAAAATCTCCCATCACCTGGAGCACTTTTCCTTCTGGCGCAGTTAATGCAAAATAGGCGTCGATTTTTTCATCTGTATAATCGTCAGAAATCGTGAACGTTTTTATTCCATCCGGAATGGTCATATTTTCTGTTCCCGAATGGTTCATACTTAAATAAAAATGCCCATAAGTAAGATTTTCAAAATGCGGGGTAATGGTTACATCTGTTTGCGGCATCACAAACGAGATTTCATTATTGGAGTACCAACTGGCAGTATGCTCTACATTGCTCAAATATTCATCCCAGACATTTTCATCTTGAACAAGGGCCTTGTCAAGAATATAACCCGCATCGGGAGTTGCCGTCAAGGTCACCACTTCGCCAGGCATCGCCGTTGCCGGAGGATTGACAAAACCGCCATGTTCTGCTGTCTCGATATTGATGGCATGGGGACCATTCGGATCCACAACTGTTACGGTCAAGTCAAGACCATCATAAGTCGTGCCGCCACTCGTTTGGAAACTGAGCATGACATTTTCACCTGTGCTCAATTTTTTCGGAACATTCCAAGTGCCATAAGAATCGGCCGTAAACCATGAGCCCACATTGACATTATCTCCGTCATACGCGGATAATAGTCCCGTCCCAGAAGAGTTATTACCGCTCCGGACTTTTATTGTACCCGACAAGCGAAGCTTTTTCCCGCTGGGAGCAGTCAGCAACAGGTATCCATCACAGTTAGGGCTATACTTACCTGTTTCGCCTCCATTGTCATAGACCTTGATGGTATTGATTCCTTCAGGAATTGCCAGCTCGAAAAATCCATTTTTCAACATGTTGATGCTTGGGCCGTCTTCAATGCGAACAAATACAGGCTTAATCTCTACGGCCGAACCGGGCATTTTGAAGGACATTTCACCGGATTCATACCAAGTGGCATTGCTTACTTCTACTTTCAATCCTTCTGCATCAAAGACTTCGACATAGTCAAGCATATAACCATTGTCCGGCGTCGCAGTCAAGGTGACAGAGGTATTTGCAGTAGCAGAACTGACTGACGGCGAAACCGTTCCTCCTGTGCCATTCGTGACGGTTATATTATTAACTTCATTAGGATCTAGAACGGTCACGCGGAACGCATCACGGGAACGAAAACGTCCATCGGCCCTGTAATGCAGAGTCATAACATTTTGTGTGCTGATAAACCTTCCCATGTCACGAACCGGCACTTTTCCCAAAAGATTCGCATCGTCGTTGATTCCATCGTACACATAAAGAGAGTCGTTGCCACTGTTTGAATTATCTTCGCTCATTATCTGAAGAATTTTTCCTTCAGGGGCGTTCAACGCGATATCAATGTCTTCAGTTCCGTCGCCTTTCGGTTCAATCAAGAACGTACTTACCTCATTTGGAATGATTACAGGAAGCATTCCCGATTCCGGCAAATCGTATTCTGATATTTTGAGATACTTGTCAATTTCTTGAAATCTTAATTCTACCGTAGCATCGGTATTTGACATTGTGAAAGTAGCGGTATTACCAGAATACCATTGACCACCGGTAAATCCTTCTAAGAAACGTCCGTAATCATCGTAAACTAAACTGTTGCCAAGTTCATCCACAACATTTATTGATTGCAAAACGTAACCTTCATTAGGGGTCACGGATAAAGAAATCTGCGTACCACCTACAGCCTCCGTATGTGATGCTGAAACACTCCCGTTCGCTACTTCACCAATTACAATGGCATGGGGTACAGTTAGATCGACTAGTGTTACAGTTAAAAACAAGCCTGCATTTGTGTAATCTGGTAATGTTTCAAAATTAATAAGCATACGCTGTCCAGAACTAAGCGTATTAGGGACATCTTCATATCCGTCTAAATAAGAGATCTTTCGCCGGCTTGCTATATTATCGCCATCATAGGCACTCAAAAATCCGTATGTCGTCCTTATATACCCCGTTAAACGGAGTAGATAATTTTGAGGCGCAACTAATACAAGGTTGGTTTCGTTACTAGAAGAGGGGATGCTGTAATTACCTTCCGCTCCACCATCATCATACACCTTGAACGTCGTCACGCCATCGGGGATTACCAGCGTGTCGGTCCCGGTCGCGGACATGTTGATGTAGTAGCCACCATTGCCATCGTCACTCAGTTCTCTTTGTGCGGCCCATGCGTTTGTTACCGTCATTGTGGCAAATGCTAAAAACAGGATTGCACTCCAAATTCCCGGTCTTGTTTTCACTTTTCTACTCCTTAGAAATGTTTTGTAATAAAATTATATCATCAAAGAAATGTTGTCAATAAAAAAATGACAATAGAGCGAAATTCCTATTGCATACAAAAAAAGCCCGGAACTTTATCCGGACTTCTTTGTGAATTTCTTGGCTTTGCCTGGAATGGCAGCTTGCTTACCCGGCCTGCACGGCGGTGAGCGCAATCGTGTAGACGATGTCTTCAACGAGGGCGCCACGGCTGAGGTCGTTCACGGGCTTGGCGAGGCCCTGGAGCATCGGGCCAATGGCGATGGTGCCATGGGCGCTGCGCTGCACGGCCTTGTAGCCGATGTTACCGGCAGAGAGGCTCGGGAACACGAACACGGTCGCCTTGCCGGCGACGGTGCTGCCGGGGGCCTTCAGGGACCCGACACTGGGCACGGTCGCCGCATCGTACTGGAGCGGGCCGTCCACGAGCATCTCGGGGCGGGCTTCCTTCACAATCTTGGTGGCCTCGCGCACGAGGTCGGCATCGGGACCCTTGCCGCTATTCATGGTGCTGTAGCTCAGCATGGCCACGCGACTCGGCAGGCCAAAGGCCTTGGCCGTGTCGTCGCACTGCATGGCGATTCCTGCAAGTTCTTCGGCGGTGGGGTTCAGGTTGATGGCGCAGTCGCCGTAGATGTACGTCTTACCGGGCATACACATGAAGAACACGGAGCTCACGGACTTCACGCCCGGGGCGCACTTGATCACCTGCAGGGCCGGACGGAGCGTGTCGGCAGTGGAGTGGATAGCGCCGGAGACGAGGCCGTCCACTTCGCCCATCTTAAGCATCATGGTACCAAGCATCACGTTGTCGGCGAGGGCAGCGCGGGCCTGGTCTTCGGTCATGCCCTTGGACTTGCGGAGTTCCACGAGGGTCGGTACGTACTTTTCGGCAAGTTCGGCAGAGGGTTCGATGATTTCGATGTCGGCGGGGAGCTGAACGCCCTGTTCCTTGGCAACGGCGAGGATTTCGTCCTTCTTGCCGATGAGGACCGGCACGGCAATCTTGCGGTCGATCACGAGCTTTGCGGCCTGCACGGTACGCGGTTCGGAGCCTTCGGGGAGCACGATGCGCTTCTTGGCCTTGGAGGCCTTGAGGAGGAGGCCGGCGCGGAACATGGCCTGGCTCGTCTTGCGTTCGGCGGGCTCGGCGGCGAGGTCGGCGGCAAGGCACTTCCCGCACTTGAGCAGGCGGCACGGGCAGAACAGGTCGGCGTCTTCGCTGTCGGAATAGATTTTCGCATCCAAGGCGGTCGCGAGGGAGTCGTTGAAGCTCTGGGCGACCACGTCGCTCATGCCGGTGGCGCCTTCCACCACGACGGCGTCCACGGAATCAAAGCCTTGCTGCAAGAAGTCGGCGCAAATCTTTTCCATGAGGGTGGCAGTCTTGCCGGCCTTGATTTCGGCAGCGGCATCGGCGGCGGCCACGAGGGAAAGCGGATTGTAGGAACCCACCACCAGGCCAGCCTGGGCGGCGGCATCCTTGACTTCTTGGACCTTGGCGGCCATGCTAGAAGCGGCCGTCACGACTAGGTAAACTCGATTCATTTTTAACTCCATTTTTGGAAAAATTGTTTTTTATGTCCAAAAAAGTAGCGAAAAATGGGCAAAAAAGTGTGAAGATATTCACCGAAAAGTGCCCTTTTCCCGACCCCTCCAGGAAGTCCACCCCGTTTCCCTGTTTGTTTTCGCAAAAACGGGTTCTCCCTTGAGGTTTTCTCAACAAGTTTTACCTTAGGCTACTTTTTGTTTGCTTGACTTCGCTATTTCTTGAATATATATTTAATATGTAATTGTATTTGGGTTAATCATTTATCAACGTAATTAGTCGCCCCACTGGTTGGGATTCTAGGAGCGCAATAATGAAGAATAAACTTCTATTCGGTATTGCCCTATGCTTAGGGCTGTGTTCCATGGCCTCCGCGCAATTTGGAGGTCCTGGAGGGCGAAACAACGGGCAGACCACCGAAGAACCGGCGGCCGATCGGGGCGGTGCAGGCACTGAAGCCGACGACCCAGCTGAAACCACCACGCCTACGCGTCCTGGTGGCAACACGGGCCGTCAGACCTCCAATACCGTTACCATCCGTTTCATGACCCCGTGGACGAACTCCTCGGCCATCATGCACGCAGGCAACGCCACCGACTCGATGAAACTCGTCAAGAACTATTGCGGTTGGTTCGAGTCCAAGGTCCCCGCCCCCGGCGAGGGCCAGAGCGCACAGATTTACTTCACCCAGACCCTGGGCGGAACACCCTACGGCGCGGGCGGTCTCAACAACACCGACCCCATCTCGCTCGATAGTATCCTCGCTACCGGTGCAACGACCGTCTGGATTAAGCCGGTCCCGTTCCCGAATGGTACCCCCACCCTCTACAGCGACTTCCCCACTGGCTCCCTGGGTGTTTGCACCAAGAAGCTCCCCGTCATGGTGTTCGACTGGTATCACGGTGAAAATGGCGATGGAGGCGTCAGGACATCAACAAGAACTAATAGAGACTCCACAGTCACAACAACAACAACGTATGGCAATGGCGCCAAGGACCAGGACCCAACCCTCGGCCCCCTCTACGCCACTAGCAATGACTTTGGTTCCGGTGGCTGCGGTCGCCGTACCGCCGGCATGGTCGAACCCGTTCTCGGCCCGAACGGAGTCCCCGTCCGTGCTGCCGTGTTCCCCGAAAGCTGCCAGCTGACCGAACATATCAACAACTGGTTCCTGCCGCAGGTGGTGGCGCACGATGCTGCGGGCAAGGAGTACACGAACGCGACTTGCCGCGAAATCGAACTCGAAATGGACGAAAACGGCATGTGGCTCGGACAGAGAGACAAGAACAGCCCCGCAGGCGGACTCTTCCTGCTCGACGACTTCCAGTTCCTAGACCCAGCTGAAACAGTCAAAAACCCCTTCTACGACAACCTGAGCGGACAAGGCGCCAGGGGCGGCAAGCATAATTTCGGCTTCACCATGAAAATCCAGGCCCAGTTCGAATATGTTCCCGGTCAGTACTTCTCGTTCTTCGGCGATGACGACGTGTGGGTGTTCATCAACAACCGCCTCGTCGTGGATATCGGTGGTCAGCACGCACAAGAAGAAGGTGCAGTCGACCTTGACACCCTAGGCCTCACTCCCGGTGTGACCTACCCGTTCCACATTTTCTATGCTGAACGCCACATTTACGAATCCAACTTCAAGATGCTCACCTCCATCGACCTCCAGACGGAAGCGAGCCTGCTCCTGAACGACCTCTCTACAGACGAACGTAACCTCCAGTACGACATTTGGCAGATTGTCCGCGAACAGCAGCTCTCCTGCGACTTCTCGAACACCATGCAGACCAAGGATACCACGAGAGCGCCGTCTAACTTCAACCTGACCGGTGGTAACCTCCCGGCCAATGGCGTGTACCTTGACTCCGCAGGCACCTGGTACGGCGGCATCATCATCAACAAGGATATGTCTGGCTTCAAGGTGAATGTCGACGCCATCAAGGAAGCTCGTGCCCTTGCTCCGGGCCAGTACTGTGTTCGCTTTACCCTCCAGGCCGACCCGACCCAGGGTGACGAAGTCTGGTTCGAAGTGGATGCCTACGCACTCCCGACCGTGGTATTCGCCGACGAAAAGTGGAAAATCCTCGGCAGCAACCTGAACAGCCAGGTGACCCCGATTGGCGAATGGGCTTTCCAGAAGTATCAAGTCAACGTCCAGTACGAAGAAGAATGGGCAGCAGAATACAACGACGAAATTCTCTACATCAACGCAACAGATGAGCTGATCAGTGTCGTTGACGAAGCTGGTAACCCGATTTCCTTCATCACGCTCACAGCAGGCAAGGGAACCTTCTATATCATCGGTAAGGGCGAAGTCGTGAACGCCACCTTGATGGTCAGGGGCGCCGCCTCTGCCAATACCGCCGCCTGGACAAACATCAACCTCAAGCTCCCGCCCGTACCGCTTGTTGACTACGCCATCATGTACGACCGCGACGGTGATGGACGTGCCGATAGCCTTTATGTCAAGTACACGAAGGAACTCATGGGCAAGAGCAAGATTGACTCGCTGCAGTTCACCTTCGGCGACCAGTTCCCGGTACGCACCACGTATAACCGTGCCGGAGACTCGGCCCTCGTTCTCGTCGCCGACAACGGCGGATTCGGAAGCGCCGTGTTCACAGGCACCAACGACACGCTTTACCATGGCATAATCGAGACCTGGTTCACCTTCTCCGATAACGGCGGCAAATCGGTATTCCCGGTTACCGGCGACATCATCGACCGTGTGAACCCGATTATCACCTCTGCCGAAGTTGAAATCACGGACCACAACACGAACCTGGTCATTACCTTCAGCGAAGGCATCGCCGACAGCAGCAAGGGCTACTACCTGGATATGTTCTATTACAAGTGCTGGCGTGCTGGCTCGTTGAAGGACCCCATCAGTCCGATGTCTGTGAGAGCCGTGAAGCCGAATATTTGGAAACTGCCATTCAACGGCGGCTTGAACGATGTCGTCCCGGCTGTGGGTGACTCCATCCGCCTTGTTCCTGGCAATGCTCCCTTGTACATCACTGGCACCAACGTAGCTTACGACTTGTCCGGAACTACGCCGCACTTGCTCAACCCCTGGGTCCGCATCACCGGCGACCAGGAAGTCCAAGTGACTAGCGCTCCGGTCGCATCGGTCAGCGCCGATAACGAATTGACCCGTGCAATCGTCACGAACAAAGAAGCAACGGTGCCCCAGCTGATTACGGATCTGACCAAGGACGTGAAGGAAATTGTCAACGAATACGGCGTGCAGGGCCACCTCATCGGCTTTGACATGGCGCAGCTCGCCCAGAACGAGAACGCGGCCGTCGTTGCCGATATCGACAAGGGCAAGCTCACGGTTGACATCCTCCGTCAGATTGAAAACAAGGAAATTTCCCTCAAGAAGGCAAAGAAGACTTACGGTTTGAGCGATGCTACCGTGAATGCCATCAAGGAAGGTACGCTCAACTCGAACAACTTTGCTGGAGTCAAGAACGGCACCGTGAAGGTGATGAGCAAGGACAATATCACGCTCCACTACGAGACGACCTACTTTACGAGTCTCGGCCACTATGTGAACGGCGAATCCGGCACAATCGCCTGCGCCGACACAATCTATAACGGTGACTGCTTGAACAACGGCGGCAACCTGTTCCTCGCCTGGAACATGAGAGCAACCGACAACCGCCTTGTCGCAACTGGCGTGTACATCGCCCGTCTGCAAATCAAGGTGAAGGCCGGCAAGAAGGTCATCTCCGAGATGACGCGTGACATGCTCTGGGGCGTACGCCGCGGCAAGGTCAATGCGCTCGACCTGGACATCAAGTAAGTTTCTCTACACGACAAATAACGCCTCGCTTTGCGGGGCGTTTCTTTTTTATACAAAGAAGGCCGGACAATGTCCGGCCTTCCACATAAACTAACAGAATCGTTACACGAAGTTGTACAAGTCCGTGATGTCTTCGTTGTTCTTGTCGTACATCCAGAACTGGTTCACGTGGGCGCTTTCGTCTTCCACGAGAGAAATCTTCATGTTGTGCTTGTATTCCAGGTAGTTGAACATGCGGTTGAGGTCGCGGCAGAGCACGTCCACCACGGCAGGGCTCACCACGAGGGTCACCTCGCGCAGCTTGCCCTTCGCCTTCGCACGCGCCATCCAGCGGTCGATCATGCCGAGCGTGGATTCCAGCGTAGCGATACGTCCACCGCCGTTGCACACCGGGCAGCGTTCCGTCTTCTCGGTCATCAGGTTCACGCGGACGCGCTTGCGAGTGACTTCCATGAGGCCGAACTGGCTGATGGGGGCCGGGCTGATAGGCGCCTTGTCGCGGCGGATAGCTTTGCGGAATTCCTGGTACACGGCCTCGCGGTCGGCATCGGTCTCCATGTCGATGAAGTCGATGATGATGAGGCCGCCCACATCGCGCAAGCGGAGCTGCTTTGCGATTTCGTGGCAAGCGTCGATGTTTGTTTCGAGGATGATCTTGCTCTGGTCCTTGCCGTGAACCTTCGGTCCGGTGTTCACGTCGATAGACACGAGCGCCTCGGTCTGCTCGATCACGAGGTTACCACCGCGCGGCAGCGGGACCTGGCGTTGCAGGGAGCGCGCATAGTCGTTCTCGATCTTGAAGTATTCGAACAGGCTTTCGCTGCTGCTCCAGAGTTTCACCTTGTCGAGCTTGTCCGGCGAGAGCACCTTGAGGTATTCGCGGAGGGCAAAATATTCGTCGCGGTTGTCGATATACACGTAGTCGGTATTATCGCTGAAGTATTCGCGGACGGTCTGTTCAATAGAATCGGATTCTTCGTAGATGCAGGTTTCGGCAGGCTGGTTTTCGAAGTTGTACTTCGTCTGTTCCCACTTGCTTTCGAGTTCGCGCATCTGCTTGTTGATTTCGAATTCGGACTCGTTCAAACCGTTGGTACGCACGATATAGCCCACGTCGCGGCCCTTGAGGCGGCGGACCACCTTCTTGAACTCGCGGCGCTTTGCCGGATCGCGTTCGCGCTTCGAAACGCCGATAAAGTTGGTGCCAGGCATGCAAACGAGGAAACGGCCTGCAAAGCTCAGGTGCGTCGTCAGACGGGCACCCTTGGTGCTGATCGGTTCCTTGACAACCTGGACCATGATTTCCTGGCCTTCCTTGAGCAGTTCGTCGATGGAAATTTCCTTGGACGGTCCCCCCTCGTCGTCGTCGTCGCCGTACTCGCGGCGGAGGAGCTCGTTTCTGTCCATCGCATCGTCCTGGTGCAGGAAGCCGGCCTTTTCAAGGCCGATGTCGATGAAGGCGGCCTTGAGTGCGGGGAGCACCTTCTGGACAACGCCCTTATATATATTGCCCAGAACTCGGTTAGACGAAACACCTTCAACAACTAGTTCAACGAGTTCGCCGTCTTCCATTATGGCGATACGCTTCTCGTAAGGTGTTTTGCTAATCAAGATTCCGCGCTTACACTTATTTGCCATTAAAACTCCTAAAGGGTAAAGCAAAACTTGATAGATATCCCCAAGACAGGCCCAAAAGTATGGACCTCGTCCGAGCCTCCGGTGTTTCTTGACGGAAAGTACCGCCCGCCCGCATCGCAAGACCTGGGGACTTTAAATATAATAAGTGGTTGGTGGTTGGTGGTTAGTTGTTAGGAGGAAATAGGGGTAATCAACCTAGATGAGGCTCGAGGCTCCAGGCTCGGGGCTCGAGGTGCGAGGTTCCAGGCCCAAGGCGGGGCGCGGGGTGCGTGCCGTGAATTGTGAGATATAAAGTTCCAGGCGCGAGGGCAGAGTTCGTGCCCCCGAGGGTGGGGTTACGTTACTTTGTTATAAAAAAACCTTCCGGGTCAACC
This genomic window contains:
- a CDS encoding fibro-slime domain-containing protein, producing MKNKLLFGIALCLGLCSMASAQFGGPGGRNNGQTTEEPAADRGGAGTEADDPAETTTPTRPGGNTGRQTSNTVTIRFMTPWTNSSAIMHAGNATDSMKLVKNYCGWFESKVPAPGEGQSAQIYFTQTLGGTPYGAGGLNNTDPISLDSILATGATTVWIKPVPFPNGTPTLYSDFPTGSLGVCTKKLPVMVFDWYHGENGDGGVRTSTRTNRDSTVTTTTTYGNGAKDQDPTLGPLYATSNDFGSGGCGRRTAGMVEPVLGPNGVPVRAAVFPESCQLTEHINNWFLPQVVAHDAAGKEYTNATCREIELEMDENGMWLGQRDKNSPAGGLFLLDDFQFLDPAETVKNPFYDNLSGQGARGGKHNFGFTMKIQAQFEYVPGQYFSFFGDDDVWVFINNRLVVDIGGQHAQEEGAVDLDTLGLTPGVTYPFHIFYAERHIYESNFKMLTSIDLQTEASLLLNDLSTDERNLQYDIWQIVREQQLSCDFSNTMQTKDTTRAPSNFNLTGGNLPANGVYLDSAGTWYGGIIINKDMSGFKVNVDAIKEARALAPGQYCVRFTLQADPTQGDEVWFEVDAYALPTVVFADEKWKILGSNLNSQVTPIGEWAFQKYQVNVQYEEEWAAEYNDEILYINATDELISVVDEAGNPISFITLTAGKGTFYIIGKGEVVNATLMVRGAASANTAAWTNINLKLPPVPLVDYAIMYDRDGDGRADSLYVKYTKELMGKSKIDSLQFTFGDQFPVRTTYNRAGDSALVLVADNGGFGSAVFTGTNDTLYHGIIETWFTFSDNGGKSVFPVTGDIIDRVNPIITSAEVEITDHNTNLVITFSEGIADSSKGYYLDMFYYKCWRAGSLKDPISPMSVRAVKPNIWKLPFNGGLNDVVPAVGDSIRLVPGNAPLYITGTNVAYDLSGTTPHLLNPWVRITGDQEVQVTSAPVASVSADNELTRAIVTNKEATVPQLITDLTKDVKEIVNEYGVQGHLIGFDMAQLAQNENAAVVADIDKGKLTVDILRQIENKEISLKKAKKTYGLSDATVNAIKEGTLNSNNFAGVKNGTVKVMSKDNITLHYETTYFTSLGHYVNGESGTIACADTIYNGDCLNNGGNLFLAWNMRATDNRLVATGVYIARLQIKVKAGKKVISEMTRDMLWGVRRGKVNALDLDIK
- a CDS encoding Rne/Rng family ribonuclease; the encoded protein is MANKCKRGILISKTPYEKRIAIMEDGELVELVVEGVSSNRVLGNIYKGVVQKVLPALKAAFIDIGLEKAGFLHQDDAMDRNELLRREYGDDDDEGGPSKEISIDELLKEGQEIMVQVVKEPISTKGARLTTHLSFAGRFLVCMPGTNFIGVSKRERDPAKRREFKKVVRRLKGRDVGYIVRTNGLNESEFEINKQMRELESKWEQTKYNFENQPAETCIYEESDSIEQTVREYFSDNTDYVYIDNRDEYFALREYLKVLSPDKLDKVKLWSSSESLFEYFKIENDYARSLQRQVPLPRGGNLVIEQTEALVSIDVNTGPKVHGKDQSKIILETNIDACHEIAKQLRLRDVGGLIIIDFIDMETDADREAVYQEFRKAIRRDKAPISPAPISQFGLMEVTRKRVRVNLMTEKTERCPVCNGGGRIATLESTLGMIDRWMARAKAKGKLREVTLVVSPAVVDVLCRDLNRMFNYLEYKHNMKISLVEDESAHVNQFWMYDKNNEDITDLYNFV
- the pta gene encoding phosphate acetyltransferase, coding for MNRVYLVVTAASSMAAKVQEVKDAAAQAGLVVGSYNPLSLVAAADAAAEIKAGKTATLMEKICADFLQQGFDSVDAVVVEGATGMSDVVAQSFNDSLATALDAKIYSDSEDADLFCPCRLLKCGKCLAADLAAEPAERKTSQAMFRAGLLLKASKAKKRIVLPEGSEPRTVQAAKLVIDRKIAVPVLIGKKDEILAVAKEQGVQLPADIEIIEPSAELAEKYVPTLVELRKSKGMTEDQARAALADNVMLGTMMLKMGEVDGLVSGAIHSTADTLRPALQVIKCAPGVKSVSSVFFMCMPGKTYIYGDCAINLNPTAEELAGIAMQCDDTAKAFGLPSRVAMLSYSTMNSGKGPDADLVREATKIVKEARPEMLVDGPLQYDAATVPSVGSLKAPGSTVAGKATVFVFPSLSAGNIGYKAVQRSAHGTIAIGPMLQGLAKPVNDLSRGALVEDIVYTIALTAVQAG